The Hyphococcus flavus genome contains a region encoding:
- the bcp gene encoding thioredoxin-dependent thiol peroxidase, translating into MAKALVEGVKAPAFSITLDDGELVKSKDLIGKKIVLYFYPKDDTPGCTKEAIAFTEDIAKFKRAGATVIGVSRDTVAKHQKFKEKYSLKVLLGADEDGKVTEKFGVWVEKNMYGRKYMGIERSTFLIDEKGVIRKIWRKVKVPGHAEAALAEVKAL; encoded by the coding sequence ATGGCCAAAGCACTTGTAGAGGGCGTTAAAGCGCCAGCATTCTCAATAACCCTCGACGATGGCGAACTGGTTAAATCAAAGGATCTCATCGGCAAAAAGATTGTCCTCTACTTTTACCCGAAGGACGACACGCCTGGCTGCACCAAGGAAGCAATCGCGTTCACGGAGGACATTGCAAAATTCAAACGCGCCGGCGCCACCGTCATTGGCGTTTCGCGAGACACCGTGGCCAAGCATCAGAAATTCAAGGAAAAATACAGCCTGAAAGTGCTGCTCGGGGCGGACGAAGACGGTAAAGTCACGGAGAAATTCGGTGTCTGGGTCGAAAAGAACATGTATGGGCGCAAATATATGGGTATCGAGCGTTCGACGTTCCTCATCGATGAGAAAGGCGTTATCCGCAAAATCTGGCGCAAGGTGAAAGTGCCTGGCCATGCCGAGGCCGCTCTGGCCGAGGTGAAGGCCCTTTGA
- a CDS encoding bactofilin family protein, with amino-acid sequence MFSKAKQSKSQDSKKAQKGSLPDTPPQQQVNFQQSSSKKGSGVMKSAGVPSIISSDVILHGNINSAGEIQLDGTLEGDIKAGSLIIGDKASVKGEVICETVTVRGRVEGGIRAKSVSLASSAHIQGDILHSSLSVETGAHFEGNCRHSDDPLSESSASDFRRARPSAPTPAPRPVTSSNDDDDRSTNDTPSFLNAGRSPLR; translated from the coding sequence ATGTTTTCGAAAGCTAAGCAGAGCAAATCACAGGACTCGAAAAAGGCGCAGAAAGGCTCCCTGCCTGACACGCCGCCGCAACAGCAAGTGAATTTCCAACAAAGCTCGTCCAAGAAAGGGTCCGGCGTTATGAAATCGGCAGGCGTTCCATCCATCATTTCTTCGGATGTGATCTTGCACGGCAACATCAATTCGGCGGGCGAAATTCAGCTCGACGGCACGCTGGAAGGCGACATCAAAGCGGGCTCGCTTATCATCGGCGATAAAGCTTCGGTCAAAGGTGAAGTCATTTGCGAGACCGTGACTGTACGCGGTCGCGTGGAAGGCGGCATCCGCGCCAAGTCAGTCTCACTCGCCTCATCGGCGCACATTCAGGGCGATATCCTGCATAGTTCGCTGTCAGTCGAGACAGGCGCTCACTTTGAAGGCAACTGCCGTCACTCAGATGATCCCTTATCGGAATCATCCGCCAGTGATTTCCGCCGGGCGCGCCCTTCCGCACCGACACCAGCGCCGCGGCCAGTCACCAGCTCGAACGATGATGATGACCGCAGCACGAATGACACGCCGTCATTTTTGAACGCAGGCCGTTCGCCGCTACGCTAA
- a CDS encoding peptidoglycan DD-metalloendopeptidase family protein gives MSRRSGKFRRVLSRLFKERQIYHRSDGVVHFISMSSKTQIALAVIVGGALLWVAYASVNVVFKEQIIVAKERDSRIMETTYSKRLNDAQRAYDDVSELNQIIKQNFDETMADISSRHQLLQNMVERKASIDQGLDALAEGLSEAGGPSGQRPTNGNRVMIDVTPGEPTPRQSRLSAARRQAVEQMERQNKVAAPTGGASEAIKSMNEASADLYTEQMLLLARLEEKAIAERDHLTKVLESAGIPVGSIVTPAKISNTMLAQGGPFIDLTATSEADAQFYFHANRAAAAVDELAGLYTAIKNVPLSSPLIVGRRFTSGFGVRRDPINGKYSRHNGIDFAAPWASPITATADGVVKFAGTRSGFGRCVEINHGNGFITRYAHMNRISVKTGQKVKLHDKVGELGNSGRSTGPHVHYEILYKGKPLNPRRFIEAGRYVFES, from the coding sequence ATGAGCCGTCGTTCCGGCAAATTCAGGCGCGTACTCAGCCGTCTCTTCAAAGAACGGCAGATTTATCACCGAAGCGATGGCGTCGTACACTTTATCTCGATGTCGTCGAAAACGCAGATTGCGCTGGCTGTCATTGTTGGCGGCGCGCTTCTCTGGGTGGCTTACGCTTCAGTGAACGTGGTCTTTAAAGAGCAGATCATCGTCGCCAAAGAGCGCGACAGCCGAATCATGGAGACGACTTATTCCAAGCGTCTTAATGATGCGCAGCGCGCCTATGATGATGTCAGCGAGCTAAACCAGATTATCAAGCAGAACTTCGACGAGACCATGGCGGACATCTCTTCCCGCCACCAGCTTCTGCAAAACATGGTGGAGCGCAAAGCTTCGATCGATCAGGGCCTGGATGCATTGGCTGAGGGCTTGTCAGAGGCAGGCGGACCAAGCGGTCAGCGCCCGACAAACGGCAACCGCGTAATGATCGACGTCACGCCCGGCGAGCCGACGCCCCGACAGTCGCGTCTGTCAGCCGCGCGCCGTCAAGCTGTGGAACAGATGGAGCGCCAAAACAAAGTCGCGGCGCCAACTGGCGGCGCCAGCGAAGCCATCAAATCCATGAACGAGGCATCAGCCGATCTTTACACTGAACAGATGCTTCTCCTCGCCCGGCTCGAGGAAAAGGCCATCGCCGAGCGCGATCATTTAACAAAGGTTCTTGAGAGCGCCGGCATCCCTGTCGGCTCGATCGTAACACCGGCAAAAATCTCCAACACTATGTTGGCGCAGGGCGGCCCATTCATCGATCTGACCGCCACGAGTGAAGCTGATGCTCAGTTTTATTTTCATGCCAATCGTGCGGCTGCGGCTGTGGACGAACTGGCCGGGCTCTATACGGCGATTAAGAATGTTCCGCTCTCATCACCGCTGATCGTAGGCCGGAGATTTACGAGCGGCTTTGGCGTTCGCCGTGATCCGATCAATGGAAAATACTCACGCCACAATGGCATTGATTTCGCAGCGCCCTGGGCGTCGCCAATAACGGCGACAGCGGACGGCGTTGTGAAATTCGCGGGCACACGCTCTGGTTTCGGGCGGTGTGTTGAAATCAACCATGGAAACGGCTTCATTACGCGTTACGCGCATATGAACCGGATTTCGGTCAAGACGGGGCAGAAGGTAAAACTTCACGATAAGGTGGGAGAGCTGGGTAATAGCGGGCGTTCTACTGGACCGCACGTGCACTACGAAATTCTCTATAAAGGCAAACCGCTCAATCCCCGCCGTTTTATTGAGGCAGGAAGATATGTTTTCGAAAGCTAA
- the tyrS gene encoding tyrosine--tRNA ligase, translated as MTAGKTYKSDFLNVLDERGFIAQGTNLDGLDEKAVAGIVTGYIGFDATAPSLHAGSLLQIMLLYWLQQTGHRPVALMGGGTTKVGDPTGKDEQRKLLTDDDIETNISGIKDVFQKFLTFGDGPTDALMVNNNDWLSQLGYIEFLRDYGIHFTINRMLTFDSVKLRLDRESPMTFLEFNYMLMQAYDFHELLNRCNCTLQLGGTDQWGNIVNGVELCRRKDSTEVFGLTTPLLTTASGKKMGKTENGAVWLNADMFSPYDYWQYWRNVEDADVVKLLARFTTLPMDEVRRLGALDGAEINEAKKMLANEATALLHGPEAAKSAAETAQKTFEQGGLGGDLPTIKLSATDLSASPVIDQFLAAGLCASKGEARRHIKAGALKLNDEPVREERNFTTDDIRDGAIKLSIGKKKHAILRLT; from the coding sequence ATGACTGCCGGCAAAACTTACAAATCCGACTTTTTAAACGTGCTCGACGAGCGCGGGTTTATTGCGCAAGGCACCAATTTGGACGGCCTTGATGAAAAGGCCGTTGCCGGGATTGTCACAGGTTATATCGGATTTGACGCTACCGCGCCGTCTCTTCATGCGGGCAGCCTGCTACAAATCATGTTGCTTTACTGGTTGCAGCAAACCGGTCACCGACCTGTTGCACTCATGGGCGGCGGCACAACCAAGGTCGGAGACCCAACCGGCAAGGATGAGCAACGAAAACTGCTCACCGACGACGATATCGAGACGAATATATCAGGCATCAAAGATGTATTTCAGAAGTTTTTAACATTCGGCGACGGGCCGACTGACGCCCTGATGGTCAACAATAACGACTGGCTGTCACAGCTTGGCTATATCGAGTTTTTGCGCGACTACGGTATTCATTTCACCATTAATCGGATGCTCACCTTTGACAGCGTCAAACTCCGGCTTGATCGCGAAAGCCCAATGACGTTTCTCGAATTCAACTACATGCTGATGCAGGCTTATGACTTTCATGAGCTTTTGAACCGCTGCAACTGCACGCTGCAACTTGGCGGCACTGACCAGTGGGGCAATATCGTCAATGGCGTCGAACTTTGCCGGCGCAAAGACAGTACGGAAGTTTTTGGTCTGACGACGCCGCTGCTGACCACCGCCTCCGGTAAGAAAATGGGCAAGACAGAAAACGGCGCAGTCTGGCTGAACGCCGACATGTTCTCTCCCTATGACTACTGGCAGTATTGGCGGAATGTTGAGGATGCAGACGTCGTAAAGCTGCTCGCGCGGTTTACCACGCTGCCTATGGATGAAGTTCGAAGGCTGGGCGCATTAGACGGCGCTGAAATAAACGAAGCGAAGAAAATGCTCGCCAACGAAGCAACCGCGCTCTTGCACGGACCGGAAGCGGCTAAAAGCGCTGCCGAAACCGCGCAAAAGACATTTGAACAAGGCGGGCTAGGGGGAGATCTGCCGACAATCAAACTAAGCGCAACCGACTTGAGCGCATCGCCGGTTATCGATCAGTTCCTGGCGGCAGGTTTGTGCGCCTCAAAAGGCGAAGCGCGCCGTCACATCAAAGCGGGCGCACTGAAACTCAATGACGAGCCCGTGCGTGAAGAACGTAATTTTACTACTGACGATATTCGCGACGGCGCCATCAAACTTTCCATCGGCAAAAAGAAACACGCGATTTTGCGATTGACTTAA
- a CDS encoding ferritin-like domain-containing protein, producing the protein MKSVELTILNAAYAVLTASDPAEKCAAAVRADRLLASGAPLGQAVASLPDKPARPDQPVLVPPGEVPKRRLGSEAGRTALLHAIAHIEFNAIDLAFDMAARFTPEIEKMGLDSDAFARDWVRIGSEEARHFSMINQRLNQLGSEYGAFPAHNGLWEAASNTQQNALARLAIAPLILEARGLDVTPDMIERLRSAGDEESVSILEVIYREEVGHVACGKRWFDAICAYQQREPLEAFHAMRDQYFAGQLKPPFNHKARQNAGMSRAFYEPNGNEKRV; encoded by the coding sequence TTGAAGTCTGTAGAACTGACAATCCTGAACGCGGCTTATGCTGTTCTGACAGCCTCTGATCCGGCAGAAAAGTGCGCTGCCGCTGTCCGGGCGGACCGTTTGCTCGCCTCTGGCGCACCGCTGGGCCAAGCCGTTGCATCTCTGCCTGATAAGCCTGCGCGCCCGGACCAGCCTGTTCTGGTGCCGCCTGGGGAGGTTCCCAAGCGCCGGCTTGGGTCCGAAGCTGGCCGTACAGCGCTGCTGCACGCCATCGCCCATATCGAGTTCAACGCAATTGACCTTGCTTTTGACATGGCCGCCCGGTTTACGCCGGAAATCGAGAAAATGGGCCTCGACAGTGATGCTTTCGCCCGCGACTGGGTCCGAATCGGCAGTGAGGAAGCTCGTCATTTTTCCATGATCAATCAGCGCCTAAACCAGCTGGGTAGCGAATACGGCGCTTTCCCGGCGCACAACGGCCTTTGGGAGGCCGCAAGCAATACACAGCAGAACGCCCTCGCAAGACTAGCAATAGCGCCACTCATTTTGGAGGCGAGAGGACTTGACGTGACGCCGGATATGATTGAAAGGCTGCGCTCGGCGGGGGACGAAGAAAGTGTCTCAATTCTTGAGGTAATCTACCGCGAAGAGGTCGGTCATGTGGCCTGTGGAAAACGCTGGTTCGACGCAATTTGCGCTTATCAGCAGCGCGAGCCGCTTGAAGCTTTTCATGCGATGCGCGATCAGTATTTCGCAGGCCAACTGAAACCGCCCTTTAACCATAAGGCCCGCCAAAATGCTGGCATGTCTCGTGCGTTTTATGAACCGAATGGAAACGAAAAGCGCGTCTAA
- a CDS encoding DUF3971 domain-containing protein — protein MKKKAFKTAVLIVEIAALAIAIAAAALVYVYWRSGQGPVSLNLFRSSAELAIERRLPSGFDARIESIEIERSRDNADLSLRLHDLNILDAEENSAAFAPEIFAVFQIGDLLRGEVGPQTLVAEGATFKIIRRENQNVEIPVAKTERKKSAFPGISSLIDGGILKSAFESAELNNAEVLFLDAASGRSWSAPDTQIYLKRNASGLAARVSGAIEMDGASATLAANAEYIENSGVIDVLVNGERFPIGDILSMFYGDRASIIEAPVSGVAELSFTPEGDVLASKFDATVGAGHLTLGGARRRISEISWVAGFDPESNHFSLERFLFDVEGARGDISGNIVVSFGEDIRKPQEISFNLQSSEIAIASPDYLEGTLAFQDNQANGLYRIEERRLHVKRLKTSVEEMDAVGSVSFHAPREGDKASSVSPGVIADIRFDGSLNPARLLNLWPKEGLANGARDWVEERLEAAHIENIMFKMDMAPGAIAEDGALPDDAMELTFNARNVMAHYVNGMTPLRNGSGSGVLRGNSFLLNVKNAEVGEVDILKGEVSFPEFMPKWRPTYYRFTAQGDARAILGILDEKPMTLLTKVNLSPDQFSGEAQANVEIMRPNKRDVASHEYGYKGIATFDNLAIDNLVGGIKFTNAKGQVDLKTRSMTVTADARLEEEAPIELVWTQRFFREDGPSELDIAGTFDSTAGDLFGISPRQFVRGPVYFKGRAIGELGAFQSLDLDTDFSDASMSFEALGWRKPANMPASGTLKMRFEDDGVFVDSFAIEADNNAHVEGAMVFNAAGALRSASITDFSLSEAADLTIRAERDAAGVLVFTAVGPFLNAAPMIEQMLGGANQSDGEPFPWGQGIAVNARIDRMAMRNDVQYLDGALDMLRDAENLRALDFTAFDESGTPLKVTMSMTGAEEGPQRMIEAETKELGGLMSGLFGLNSVHGGEGIMRLMLHPEEDAGFSGEIEAREMQVINAPLLARILSAGSLDGLANLLSGEGIEFDYAAGEFEYSNGELNIDDLQATGSSVGISVDGAVGFGAGGQTRLNGAVAPLYMLNSILGFTPIIGDLLVGKKGEGIVAFTYNVSGETASPQVTVNPLSALTPGIFRRILRPQTPVETAPAPPAEEQAPTDNQN, from the coding sequence ATGAAAAAAAAGGCCTTCAAAACGGCCGTTCTGATTGTCGAGATTGCCGCACTGGCGATCGCGATTGCTGCTGCTGCTTTGGTTTATGTGTATTGGCGGTCGGGGCAGGGGCCTGTTTCGCTCAATCTGTTTCGTTCGAGTGCAGAGCTTGCGATCGAACGCCGATTGCCATCAGGGTTTGATGCCCGCATTGAATCCATCGAAATTGAGCGCAGTCGCGACAACGCTGATCTCAGTCTGCGTCTCCATGACCTTAATATTCTCGATGCAGAGGAGAATAGCGCTGCCTTTGCACCTGAAATATTCGCGGTATTTCAAATTGGTGATTTGTTGCGGGGAGAAGTCGGTCCGCAAACGCTTGTTGCAGAAGGCGCGACTTTCAAAATTATACGGCGTGAAAATCAGAACGTTGAAATTCCTGTCGCAAAAACAGAACGGAAAAAGTCAGCATTCCCTGGAATTTCATCCTTGATTGATGGTGGTATCCTAAAAAGCGCATTTGAGTCGGCGGAACTGAACAACGCGGAAGTCTTGTTTCTTGATGCGGCGTCGGGTCGGTCTTGGTCAGCGCCAGATACCCAGATCTATTTGAAACGAAATGCTTCAGGACTGGCTGCACGCGTATCCGGCGCTATCGAAATGGATGGAGCCAGCGCAACGCTCGCCGCCAATGCAGAATATATTGAAAACAGCGGCGTCATCGATGTTCTCGTCAATGGAGAGCGTTTTCCAATCGGTGACATTTTAAGCATGTTTTATGGGGATCGTGCATCAATTATCGAAGCGCCGGTATCGGGGGTGGCCGAGCTGTCATTTACACCAGAGGGTGACGTGCTGGCCTCGAAGTTTGATGCAACGGTTGGCGCCGGGCATCTCACATTGGGCGGTGCTCGCCGGCGCATTTCTGAAATTTCCTGGGTGGCCGGCTTTGATCCCGAGAGTAACCACTTTTCACTGGAACGCTTTCTATTTGATGTGGAAGGCGCGCGCGGTGACATATCAGGCAATATTGTCGTCAGCTTTGGCGAGGATATCAGAAAGCCTCAGGAAATTTCATTTAATCTTCAATCAAGCGAGATTGCGATCGCTTCCCCCGATTATCTTGAGGGGACTTTGGCGTTTCAGGATAATCAGGCAAACGGCCTCTATCGAATTGAGGAAAGGCGTCTCCACGTAAAACGCCTGAAAACATCTGTTGAGGAAATGGATGCTGTCGGATCGGTATCGTTTCATGCACCGCGTGAAGGGGACAAAGCCTCATCTGTTTCACCTGGCGTAATTGCAGATATTCGCTTTGATGGATCGTTAAACCCAGCAAGACTGCTTAATCTTTGGCCGAAAGAAGGTCTTGCAAACGGCGCGCGTGATTGGGTTGAGGAACGTCTTGAGGCCGCGCATATCGAAAACATCATGTTCAAAATGGATATGGCGCCAGGCGCCATTGCCGAAGATGGTGCGCTGCCAGATGACGCCATGGAGCTTACCTTTAATGCCCGCAACGTCATGGCGCACTATGTCAATGGCATGACCCCGTTACGCAATGGCTCTGGATCGGGCGTTTTACGCGGAAACAGTTTTCTGCTGAATGTTAAAAACGCAGAAGTCGGCGAAGTCGACATTCTTAAGGGGGAAGTGTCATTTCCGGAATTCATGCCGAAATGGCGGCCCACTTATTATCGTTTTACGGCTCAAGGCGATGCGCGGGCAATCCTCGGGATTCTTGATGAAAAACCTATGACATTGCTTACGAAAGTGAACTTGTCGCCTGATCAGTTCAGCGGTGAGGCGCAAGCCAATGTCGAAATCATGCGCCCGAACAAGAGAGACGTAGCAAGTCATGAATATGGTTATAAAGGAATTGCGACCTTCGATAATCTGGCCATTGATAATTTGGTCGGCGGCATCAAGTTCACGAATGCAAAGGGACAGGTTGATTTAAAAACTCGTTCAATGACAGTCACCGCGGATGCGAGGCTTGAAGAAGAAGCGCCAATCGAACTGGTGTGGACGCAACGCTTTTTCCGCGAAGACGGCCCTTCCGAACTAGATATAGCTGGAACATTTGATTCAACAGCCGGTGATTTATTTGGCATCTCCCCCCGTCAATTCGTCCGCGGACCGGTTTACTTTAAAGGGCGAGCCATAGGCGAGTTAGGCGCCTTCCAATCTCTCGATCTCGATACGGATTTTAGCGACGCCTCTATGTCCTTCGAAGCACTGGGTTGGCGAAAGCCGGCAAACATGCCCGCATCCGGGACGTTGAAAATGCGGTTTGAAGATGACGGCGTATTCGTCGACTCATTTGCAATTGAAGCGGACAATAACGCTCATGTTGAGGGGGCGATGGTGTTTAACGCCGCTGGCGCGCTTCGCTCCGCCAGCATCACAGACTTTTCGCTAAGTGAAGCGGCTGACCTGACGATACGGGCGGAACGTGATGCGGCAGGCGTGCTCGTCTTTACGGCTGTGGGCCCGTTTTTGAATGCAGCCCCTATGATTGAGCAGATGTTGGGCGGCGCCAATCAATCTGATGGCGAACCTTTTCCCTGGGGTCAGGGAATTGCGGTGAATGCACGTATAGACCGGATGGCCATGCGCAACGACGTTCAGTATTTAGACGGCGCGTTGGATATGCTTCGTGATGCCGAAAATCTCCGCGCTCTGGATTTTACTGCATTTGATGAAAGCGGCACGCCGTTGAAAGTCACCATGTCCATGACCGGCGCTGAGGAAGGCCCGCAACGGATGATTGAAGCTGAGACAAAAGAGTTAGGCGGGCTGATGTCAGGATTGTTTGGTCTCAATTCTGTCCATGGCGGCGAGGGCATTATGCGCCTTATGCTTCACCCTGAAGAAGATGCTGGATTCTCAGGTGAGATTGAAGCACGAGAAATGCAAGTCATAAACGCGCCGTTACTTGCCCGAATATTGTCAGCAGGCTCTCTCGACGGGCTTGCGAACCTCCTCAGCGGGGAAGGTATCGAATTCGACTATGCTGCTGGCGAATTTGAGTATTCGAACGGTGAGTTGAACATTGATGATCTGCAGGCGACAGGTTCATCGGTTGGCATATCTGTCGATGGCGCTGTTGGTTTTGGGGCCGGAGGCCAAACCCGACTGAACGGCGCCGTCGCGCCGCTTTACATGCTGAACTCCATTCTGGGCTTCACGCCTATCATTGGTGACTTGCTTGTTGGCAAAAAAGGCGAGGGCATCGTCGCATTTACTTATAATGTGAGCGGTGAGACGGCTAGTCCACAAGTCACCGTCAATCCGTTGTCCGCCTTAACACCAGGCATTTTCCGCCGGATATTGCGGCCGCAAACACCTGTTGAAACAGCGCCGGCGCCGCCCGCTGAAGAGCAGGCCCCAACAGACAACCAGAATTAA
- a CDS encoding flagellar biosynthetic protein FliO: MLASEIFRLIFGFAAVLGMIGICALAAKKAGLASMSGLSGAKRRLSMKEMLPIDARRRLAIVKCDDTEYLIVLGPNGETIIDKNLNGPDEEILAEAPAANPFAGVGDFAKKLRSVRKNAA, translated from the coding sequence ATGCTTGCGTCTGAGATTTTTCGGCTCATTTTCGGTTTTGCCGCTGTTTTAGGCATGATCGGGATTTGTGCGCTGGCCGCAAAAAAAGCGGGCCTTGCATCCATGTCAGGCTTGTCGGGAGCAAAACGGCGGCTTTCCATGAAAGAAATGCTGCCCATCGATGCGCGGCGGCGGCTGGCGATCGTAAAATGTGACGACACGGAATATTTGATTGTGCTGGGGCCAAATGGCGAAACGATAATCGACAAAAACCTCAACGGGCCTGACGAAGAGATTTTGGCAGAGGCCCCCGCCGCTAATCCATTCGCAGGCGTTGGCGATTTTGCCAAGAAACTGCGCTCTGTCAGAAAAAACGCGGCATAA
- a CDS encoding glycosyltransferase, whose translation MHGECFRWIIFLNTACVSLYPVAGYYDFDKKSVHLQAMRILVFTTLFPNAASPNHGVFVANRLSAYRNKYDADIKVIAPVPWFPFSHHAFGQYADWARAPKHENVDDIDVYHPRYFVPPKVAMHFSPAALRRCLRKEVKRLNESGWDFDLIDAHYFYPDGVAAADIAREFDKPLIITARGTDVNFLPRYAPARKKIINAANTADAIITVAEALKRELSDIGVQQEKITVLRNGVDLKKFTTGDRDRARRILGLDGLVLASVGHLIERKGHDRVIKALAEIHGATLLIAGEGAERKALEKLAISLGVRDRVHFLGRVPHDELAEIYRAADILVLASSREGWPNVLLEAMACGTPCIANDVWGASEVIRTKQVGRLIRDRRPEEIVATVNDLVRHPSARKDVRTYAESHSWGETADGMEKIFNELAGKSKRRSSVSFVPLSTIEENYRPRLIVTVDTEEQFDWREFDNVDYTVNSPEDVDAFQKLCAGYGVKPLYFLTRPFLKDDRTAGYFKNLVESGKADCGIHLHQWTTPPNNFTGEFFSYQKNLPRDVYEKKLNSLTAAYEQVFKSKAIAHRAGRYGVGPEDYPLLSDAGVQFDFSPSAAFDFSDRGGPDFSAMSNRPFVAESGGGARVFVTPVSGACAIRRTNVFLSQEKTPPGFPVRRKNKFSTLKIPVRLSPEGAIIEDMKSLARKLMTDKTPVFTFTLHSTSLSAGGNAYAPHQAQVEEMLDKTAKFLAWFKEDIGGEVLSFKSLRETFERQA comes from the coding sequence CGGTGAGTGCTTCCGCTGGATCATTTTTCTTAACACCGCATGCGTATCACTTTACCCGGTGGCCGGTTATTACGATTTCGACAAGAAGAGCGTGCATCTACAAGCTATGCGCATTTTGGTTTTTACAACCCTGTTTCCAAACGCGGCTTCGCCAAATCATGGCGTGTTCGTCGCCAACAGATTGTCTGCATATCGGAACAAGTATGATGCCGACATCAAAGTCATTGCGCCGGTCCCGTGGTTTCCATTCAGTCATCATGCATTTGGACAGTACGCAGACTGGGCCAGGGCGCCAAAGCATGAAAACGTAGATGACATAGACGTTTATCATCCGCGCTATTTCGTTCCGCCTAAAGTCGCTATGCATTTCTCGCCAGCAGCGTTGCGGAGATGTCTGCGAAAAGAAGTCAAGAGACTGAATGAAAGCGGTTGGGATTTCGATCTTATCGATGCGCACTATTTTTATCCAGACGGTGTTGCGGCGGCGGACATCGCGCGTGAGTTTGACAAGCCATTGATCATTACTGCACGCGGAACGGACGTGAATTTTCTTCCTCGGTATGCGCCGGCGCGAAAAAAAATTATCAACGCCGCAAACACTGCTGACGCCATCATCACGGTTGCTGAGGCTTTAAAGCGCGAACTTTCGGATATTGGCGTACAGCAGGAAAAAATAACCGTACTCCGGAATGGAGTTGATCTGAAAAAGTTCACAACGGGCGACCGTGATCGAGCCCGTAGAATTTTAGGATTGGATGGCTTGGTTCTGGCGAGTGTCGGCCACTTGATCGAACGCAAAGGTCATGACCGCGTTATCAAAGCCTTGGCCGAAATTCATGGCGCGACATTACTGATCGCCGGGGAGGGAGCGGAGCGCAAAGCGCTGGAAAAGTTGGCTATTTCGCTCGGTGTTCGTGATCGCGTGCATTTTCTTGGCCGTGTCCCCCATGACGAACTGGCCGAGATTTATCGCGCAGCGGACATACTGGTTCTTGCCTCGTCGCGGGAGGGCTGGCCCAATGTTCTGCTCGAAGCCATGGCATGTGGAACGCCATGTATTGCAAACGATGTTTGGGGAGCCAGTGAAGTGATCCGGACGAAACAGGTTGGGCGGCTGATTAGGGACCGGAGACCAGAAGAGATTGTCGCCACCGTTAATGACCTCGTTCGACATCCTTCAGCGCGAAAGGATGTTAGGACGTATGCGGAAAGTCACTCATGGGGTGAGACGGCAGACGGCATGGAGAAAATATTTAACGAGCTTGCCGGCAAGTCAAAGCGTAGAAGCTCTGTCTCTTTTGTTCCCCTTTCGACAATAGAAGAAAATTATAGACCGCGATTAATCGTAACAGTCGACACCGAAGAGCAGTTTGACTGGCGTGAATTTGACAATGTCGATTACACAGTTAATTCGCCGGAAGACGTGGACGCGTTTCAAAAACTGTGCGCAGGGTACGGTGTTAAGCCGCTTTATTTTTTGACACGGCCATTTCTTAAAGATGATCGAACGGCGGGTTATTTTAAAAACTTGGTAGAAAGCGGTAAAGCCGATTGCGGCATTCATCTTCACCAATGGACGACGCCGCCGAATAACTTCACTGGCGAGTTTTTCTCTTATCAGAAAAATTTGCCGCGGGACGTTTATGAGAAAAAGCTGAATTCTCTGACAGCGGCTTATGAGCAGGTTTTTAAGAGCAAGGCTATCGCCCACCGGGCCGGTCGTTATGGCGTGGGGCCTGAAGATTACCCATTGCTATCAGACGCAGGCGTGCAATTTGACTTCAGCCCAAGCGCAGCTTTTGATTTTTCCGATCGTGGCGGCCCCGATTTTTCTGCAATGTCGAACAGACCTTTTGTTGCAGAGAGCGGTGGCGGGGCACGCGTCTTCGTAACGCCCGTATCAGGCGCATGTGCAATACGGCGCACGAACGTGTTTTTATCGCAGGAAAAAACGCCTCCCGGATTTCCGGTTCGCCGAAAAAATAAATTCTCAACTCTAAAGATTCCCGTACGGCTATCGCCTGAAGGCGCGATAATCGAGGATATGAAATCATTGGCGCGAAAGCTCATGACGGACAAAACGCCTGTGTTCACCTTCACGCTGCACTCAACCAGTTTGTCGGCGGGAGGAAACGCCTACGCTCCTCACCAAGCGCAGGTAGAAGAGATGCTGGACAAGACCGCGAAATTCCTTGCTTGGTTTAAGGAAGACATTGGCGGAGAGGTTTTGAGCTTTAAAAGCCTGCGTGAAACTTTTGAAAGACAAGCTTAA